The Terriglobia bacterium genome has a segment encoding these proteins:
- a CDS encoding universal stress protein, with the protein MATVRAPIVPSPVASVKNILFATDFSEASMKAFPYAASLAKKFGASVFACHIITPTSLATAAPQSAPYFYEAEYEAATKELDNILHSPQLEGIKTKALLSSGILGDALQEEINQNHIDLIVAGTHGRTGLRRFLLGSAVEGICRVATCPVLTVGPDQPSSRIKIENILVPTDLSEESMRALPFVVGLAGAYGAKVTVLHVLPEETASNPDTQKLSEPVCRNMVHIFEPRLAPLQTEFVIESGETVETILKVAHDKNADMIVLGVRDAFLPGVHVRTSVAYRIMAASHCPVISCR; encoded by the coding sequence ATGGCTACCGTTCGTGCACCCATTGTTCCGAGTCCGGTCGCAAGCGTAAAGAACATCTTATTTGCAACGGACTTTTCTGAGGCTTCGATGAAGGCATTTCCGTACGCCGCCTCCCTTGCTAAAAAGTTTGGCGCATCCGTTTTTGCCTGCCACATCATTACTCCAACGTCGCTGGCCACCGCGGCTCCCCAATCGGCGCCTTATTTCTATGAAGCTGAGTATGAGGCCGCGACCAAAGAACTGGACAACATCCTGCATTCGCCACAACTGGAAGGAATCAAAACCAAGGCGCTACTGTCATCAGGTATCCTGGGTGATGCGTTGCAGGAGGAGATCAATCAAAATCACATTGATCTGATAGTTGCGGGCACGCATGGACGCACTGGATTACGCCGCTTCCTGCTGGGTTCGGCCGTGGAAGGGATCTGCCGTGTGGCAACGTGCCCAGTGTTGACCGTTGGCCCTGATCAGCCAAGTTCAAGAATAAAGATAGAGAACATTCTGGTGCCGACAGATCTTTCAGAGGAAAGCATGCGCGCTCTGCCGTTTGTTGTGGGCCTGGCCGGAGCTTACGGGGCCAAGGTAACCGTGCTCCATGTTTTGCCGGAGGAAACTGCCAGTAATCCTGACACGCAGAAGCTGTCAGAGCCAGTTTGCAGGAACATGGTCCATATCTTTGAACCGCGGCTGGCGCCCTTGCAGACGGAATTTGTGATCGAATCCGGGGAGACAGTGGAAACGATCTTGAAAGTTGCGCACGACAAGAATGCCGACATGATTGTGTTAGGAGTGAGGGACGCTTTCCTTCCGGGAGTTCACGTTCGAACGAGTGTTGCGTATCGAATCATGGCAGCGTCTCACTGCCCGGTGATCAGTTGCCGGTAA
- a CDS encoding NAD-dependent deacylase has protein sequence MIRQDSEDDRGLPLRSGSQLFVLTGAGISAESGIPVFQGTNWRGHSHYELANIEAWERDPKLVWEYYSDRRAHARDAKPNAAHVALARWNAESSDSRLFLCTQNVDSLHEAAGSEDVFHIHGKLFESRCAANCGRPPFTDYNGYAAGELPHCACGALVRPNVCWFGEQPFHLDRIYDALEACDTFIAIGTSGSVQPVASFVTMLKQRPHSARTIFLGLTEPANLLYFDEVHLGPAAELVPKLLQSWMKRK, from the coding sequence ATGATCCGTCAAGACAGCGAAGACGATAGGGGGCTCCCTCTGCGCTCGGGATCTCAGCTCTTCGTACTGACCGGAGCCGGAATCAGCGCAGAGAGCGGAATCCCGGTTTTTCAAGGTACCAATTGGCGCGGCCACAGCCATTACGAACTGGCGAATATTGAAGCGTGGGAGCGCGACCCAAAGCTGGTTTGGGAGTATTACTCTGATCGTCGCGCCCACGCGCGCGATGCTAAACCCAATGCCGCACATGTTGCGCTGGCCCGGTGGAATGCAGAATCCAGCGACAGTAGATTGTTTCTGTGCACACAAAACGTGGACAGCCTGCATGAAGCCGCAGGATCGGAAGACGTGTTTCACATCCATGGCAAACTTTTTGAGAGCCGGTGTGCCGCCAATTGCGGTCGTCCACCGTTCACTGACTACAACGGTTATGCGGCGGGCGAGTTGCCGCACTGCGCTTGCGGAGCGCTGGTGCGCCCGAATGTCTGCTGGTTTGGCGAGCAACCGTTTCACCTTGACCGAATTTATGACGCGCTGGAAGCGTGCGATACGTTTATCGCGATTGGGACTTCTGGATCAGTGCAGCCGGTGGCGAGCTTTGTAACCATGCTCAAGCAAAGGCCGCACTCTGCACGAACAATTTTTCTGGGGCTCACGGAACCCGCCAATTTGTTGTACTTCGATGAAGTTCATCTCGGTCCCGCCGCGGAACTGGTGCCGAAATTGTTGCAGTCATGGATGAAAAGGAAATAA
- a CDS encoding tetratricopeptide repeat protein has protein sequence MRKPAGIVLSLLFLAISVLEAPLQAQQQSGPARVSRLLLIIPFENTSNAAGTDWISESFPEVLSTRLSPSGFFVMGRDDRLNAFDRLGIPPGAKPSRATLYQVGQQLDADFLVMGDYRVDQSNITTHARVMDMERLRLSPEFTESGPLANLITIQTALAWDILNTLSPGTPAKESFVSQFPAQRPDVLENYVRGIIATNTQEKIKYFKEAVRLEPTHALAMLQLGKSYYKARDYESAASWLARVPKADANANEAQFYLGLATFYAGHMDRAESAFQTLAARLPLTEVLNNLGVVAARRGEKSARGYFEKTVQTDPNEPDYRFNLAVALFREGDTQGATRELRELLAIHPDAEAKTFLETVASGAQPARMPLERIKRNYDESTFRQIALEIENTNEARLAKSDPASHAAFHVRHGQELLQSGLSGEAEKEFREAVVLDPGSAGAHAGLAAVLENDQDITGARNEARMAIKLQPTADAYLVMARLDLAENKSASATQNIDHALALDPANAAAIALKRDIASGTAGKPTSPHP, from the coding sequence TTGAGAAAACCAGCTGGTATTGTTCTCTCACTGCTGTTTCTGGCCATATCGGTGCTGGAGGCGCCGCTTCAGGCCCAACAGCAAAGCGGCCCCGCCCGTGTGAGCCGGCTGCTTTTAATCATCCCCTTTGAGAATACTTCTAATGCCGCGGGAACTGACTGGATCAGTGAGTCGTTTCCTGAAGTTTTGAGCACGCGGCTGAGCCCCAGCGGATTCTTCGTCATGGGACGAGACGACCGGCTCAACGCATTCGACCGGCTCGGCATTCCTCCGGGAGCCAAGCCTTCGCGCGCCACTCTTTATCAGGTCGGCCAGCAACTGGACGCCGACTTTTTAGTCATGGGCGACTATCGCGTTGATCAATCCAACATTACAACGCATGCTCGCGTAATGGATATGGAGCGGCTTCGCCTCAGTCCAGAATTCACGGAATCTGGCCCGCTGGCCAATCTCATTACTATTCAGACGGCTCTGGCATGGGACATCCTGAATACGTTAAGCCCCGGCACCCCTGCTAAAGAAAGTTTTGTTTCCCAGTTCCCTGCTCAGCGGCCAGATGTCCTGGAAAACTATGTGCGCGGCATCATAGCAACCAACACTCAGGAGAAGATCAAATACTTTAAAGAAGCCGTGCGGCTGGAGCCAACGCATGCTCTTGCCATGTTGCAACTGGGTAAAAGCTATTACAAGGCCCGGGATTACGAGTCAGCCGCAAGCTGGCTTGCGCGCGTCCCCAAAGCGGACGCCAACGCCAATGAAGCCCAGTTTTACCTGGGACTTGCAACGTTCTACGCGGGCCACATGGACAGAGCAGAAAGCGCCTTCCAGACTCTTGCTGCCCGACTCCCCTTGACTGAGGTCTTAAACAATCTGGGTGTTGTTGCGGCACGTCGAGGCGAGAAGAGTGCGCGCGGCTATTTTGAAAAGACCGTGCAGACAGACCCCAACGAGCCGGACTATCGCTTCAATCTCGCAGTCGCTCTGTTCCGCGAAGGCGATACGCAGGGGGCCACGCGCGAGCTACGTGAGCTGTTAGCAATTCATCCTGATGCAGAAGCTAAGACCTTCCTGGAGACAGTTGCTTCCGGCGCACAACCTGCCCGCATGCCGCTGGAGCGCATCAAGCGCAACTACGACGAATCCACTTTCCGGCAGATTGCCCTGGAAATAGAAAATACAAATGAGGCGCGCCTGGCGAAATCTGATCCGGCGAGCCACGCCGCTTTTCATGTGCGGCACGGCCAGGAGCTGTTGCAGTCGGGCCTGTCTGGGGAAGCAGAAAAAGAGTTTCGAGAAGCCGTGGTGCTTGATCCCGGCAGTGCAGGGGCCCATGCTGGCTTGGCGGCGGTGCTTGAGAACGATCAGGACATTACGGGCGCGCGCAATGAGGCCCGCATGGCCATAAAGTTACAACCGACGGCTGACGCGTATCTGGTGATGGCGCGGTTGGATCTGGCGGAAAACAAGTCCGCTTCAGCCACACAAAATATTGACCATGCTTTGGCTCTTGATCCTGCGAATGCTGCGGCGATTGCGCTCAAGCGCGACATTGCATCGGGAACCGCAGGCAAGCCAACATCTCCGCATCCTTGA
- a CDS encoding nodulation protein NfeD: MSRIAIVFALFLISRTASADVLKIVVNDTIHPLIAERFDWAIQEAERTHADALLIELRTPGGLMSSMEQIIQKLLAAKVPTIIYVTPAGSDASSAGFFILEAADVAAMAPSTNTGAAHPVWGDGRTMDPIMKEKLENYAASLLRSYTGKRGRNVSVAETAVRQSKSFTADEAIAQHLVDYIATDDNDLFRQLEGKTITRFDGSKTVLHLVGKPIRIHELTLRQQTLSVLMDPNISFIIFALGLLCIFFEFNHPGAILPGVVGFVAVAISLYTLQLLPLRSMALVMIIASFAMFVLEAKLQTHGIAGTGGIVLMVIGALLLVDGPIPQMRVHLWAALSVALPIGIITIFLMTIAFKARRNKVVTGAQGMIGEVAIVCAPLTPSGKVFVQGELWDAISPANVDAGCRVVVRQVENLMLHVEPVHEAIPQPSIAG; encoded by the coding sequence ATTTCCAGGATCGCGATCGTATTTGCGCTGTTCTTGATTTCGCGCACTGCTTCAGCAGACGTGCTGAAGATCGTGGTAAATGACACCATACATCCTTTGATTGCTGAGAGGTTTGACTGGGCCATTCAAGAGGCGGAGCGAACACATGCCGACGCACTCCTCATCGAGTTGCGCACTCCGGGCGGCCTTATGTCTTCAATGGAACAAATCATTCAGAAGCTGCTCGCCGCCAAGGTTCCGACCATAATTTACGTGACTCCAGCAGGGAGTGACGCCTCGTCCGCAGGCTTTTTTATTTTGGAAGCTGCCGATGTCGCTGCCATGGCCCCAAGCACCAATACCGGAGCGGCGCATCCTGTGTGGGGTGACGGACGGACCATGGACCCGATCATGAAAGAAAAGCTGGAAAATTACGCGGCTTCCCTGTTGCGGTCCTACACTGGCAAGCGTGGCCGCAACGTGAGTGTAGCTGAGACTGCGGTTCGTCAATCTAAGTCCTTCACCGCGGACGAAGCCATTGCGCAGCATCTGGTCGACTACATTGCTACCGATGACAATGATCTCTTTCGGCAACTGGAAGGCAAGACCATCACGCGCTTTGATGGGTCCAAGACGGTCCTGCATCTTGTGGGTAAGCCAATCCGCATCCATGAGCTTACACTGCGGCAACAGACGCTCTCTGTTCTGATGGATCCCAACATTTCTTTCATCATATTTGCCTTGGGATTGCTGTGCATCTTCTTCGAATTCAACCATCCTGGAGCGATTCTGCCCGGAGTGGTGGGCTTTGTTGCAGTTGCTATTTCACTCTATACGCTGCAGTTGCTTCCCTTACGGTCCATGGCGCTGGTGATGATCATTGCTTCTTTTGCTATGTTCGTGCTGGAAGCAAAGCTTCAGACACACGGCATTGCCGGGACTGGTGGCATTGTTTTGATGGTGATCGGTGCGCTGTTATTGGTCGATGGACCGATCCCGCAAATGCGCGTGCATCTCTGGGCCGCCTTATCCGTAGCGCTCCCGATTGGGATCATCACAATCTTTCTTATGACCATTGCATTCAAGGCCCGTAGAAACAAAGTCGTAACCGGCGCGCAAGGGATGATCGGCGAAGTGGCGATTGTCTGTGCGCCGCTCACGCCTTCCGGCAAGGTCTTTGTCCAGGGCGAACTATGGGACGCGATCTCGCCGGCCAATGTGGATGCTGGATGCCGAGTGGTGGTTCGCCAGGTAGAGAACCTGATGCTGCATGTAGAACCAGTGCACGAAGCAATACCTCAGCCTTCGATTGCAGGATAA
- a CDS encoding slipin family protein, with product MEAPVLFVLVPVVIVLLYVFNCIKILREYERGVIFSLGRLQQDAKGPGLILVFPPIQKMVRIDLRQQALEVPPQDIITRDNVTLKVNAVIYWRVVNAPQAVVQVQNYYWQTQQFAQTTLRSVLGEVELDELLAHRDKLNTRIQSILDQHTAPYGVKVSNVEVKQVDLPESMLRAMAKQAEAEREKRAKIIHAEGEFSASQRLQEAAHILSGEPIAIQLRYLQTLTEIGVEKNTTIVFPLPVDMISAITKAVEKISNK from the coding sequence ATGGAGGCGCCAGTGCTCTTTGTTCTTGTTCCGGTTGTCATTGTTCTTCTCTATGTTTTTAACTGCATCAAGATCCTGCGCGAATATGAGCGCGGCGTGATCTTTTCCCTTGGCCGCCTCCAGCAGGACGCAAAAGGCCCAGGACTCATCCTGGTATTCCCTCCAATCCAGAAAATGGTGCGGATTGACCTGCGCCAGCAAGCCCTTGAAGTCCCGCCGCAGGACATCATCACCCGCGATAACGTGACCTTGAAAGTGAACGCCGTGATCTACTGGCGCGTGGTCAATGCCCCGCAGGCGGTGGTCCAGGTTCAGAATTACTACTGGCAGACACAGCAGTTTGCCCAGACCACATTGCGCTCGGTGCTCGGTGAAGTCGAACTGGACGAATTGTTGGCGCACCGTGACAAACTGAATACCCGTATCCAAAGCATTCTGGACCAACATACCGCGCCGTACGGCGTAAAAGTTTCCAACGTCGAAGTAAAGCAGGTTGATCTTCCTGAATCTATGCTGCGCGCCATGGCCAAGCAGGCCGAGGCCGAGCGCGAAAAGCGCGCGAAGATCATCCATGCGGAGGGCGAATTTTCAGCTTCGCAACGTCTTCAGGAAGCCGCGCACATTCTCTCTGGCGAGCCCATTGCCATCCAGTTGCGCTATCTGCAAACACTCACGGAAATTGGCGTGGAAAAGAACACCACCATCGTCTTCCCATTACCAGTGGACATGATCTCCGCGATTACCAAAGCGGTAGAAAAGATCTCCAACAAGTAG
- a CDS encoding SPOR domain-containing protein, giving the protein MATGTQMSAKEDDQVRDTEITLSTGKLLGIFFALAIVCGVFFTMGYLLGKSNSAGGRTEIVATVPSSSAGKPYAGNKTPEAVTQTCPPGSPNCAAATASDTSSATKPADQPAAAQPSSGSKTSDQSTAQSAGADAKNGAASSFMVQVAAVSKQEDAEILVTALRKKQYPVFIANAAGDPLFHVQVGPFTDRKDAEAMRTRLSGDGYNAIVK; this is encoded by the coding sequence ATGGCAACTGGGACACAGATGTCGGCAAAAGAAGACGATCAGGTGCGCGACACTGAAATCACGCTGAGTACGGGCAAGCTCCTTGGCATCTTTTTTGCCCTGGCAATTGTATGCGGCGTGTTTTTCACCATGGGATATCTGCTGGGTAAGAGCAACAGCGCCGGCGGAAGAACTGAGATCGTGGCCACGGTGCCCAGCAGCAGCGCGGGAAAGCCTTACGCCGGCAACAAGACTCCTGAAGCTGTCACGCAGACCTGCCCTCCTGGATCGCCTAACTGCGCGGCCGCTACAGCCAGCGACACAAGCTCAGCCACCAAGCCTGCTGATCAACCAGCTGCGGCGCAGCCGTCATCTGGCAGCAAAACGTCAGATCAAAGCACGGCGCAATCTGCGGGAGCAGATGCTAAAAATGGCGCCGCAAGCTCTTTCATGGTTCAAGTGGCAGCTGTATCGAAACAGGAAGATGCTGAGATTCTGGTAACAGCGTTGCGCAAGAAACAGTATCCAGTCTTCATCGCCAATGCAGCCGGAGACCCCTTGTTCCACGTGCAGGTCGGCCCATTCACTGACAGGAAAGATGCTGAAGCCATGCGCACTCGTTTGTCTGGCGATGGCTATAACGCGATTGTGAAGTAG
- a CDS encoding sulfite oxidase-like oxidoreductase produces MLKAGRLPPGQSLTLKWPVLHYGSVPRFDPARWDFYIRGLVEQPVRLMWDEFNKLPKVKTHSDFHCVTRWSRFDNDWQGVAFQDVLKLVKLKPEAKYVLVHAEQGFTANVPLIDLDREDVLFATHHEGQPLSADHGYPLRLIVPHLYAWKSVKWVRGLEFTDHDVPGFWEQNGYHMYGDPFLEQRFDTD; encoded by the coding sequence ATGCTCAAAGCGGGGCGCTTGCCGCCCGGCCAGTCTCTCACGCTAAAGTGGCCGGTGCTGCATTACGGATCAGTGCCGCGATTTGATCCTGCACGTTGGGACTTTTACATTAGGGGATTAGTGGAACAGCCCGTCCGGCTTATGTGGGACGAATTCAACAAGCTACCGAAAGTTAAGACACACAGTGACTTCCATTGCGTCACACGCTGGAGCCGCTTTGACAACGATTGGCAAGGCGTCGCATTCCAGGATGTTCTTAAGCTGGTAAAACTCAAGCCGGAAGCGAAGTACGTACTTGTCCATGCTGAACAGGGTTTCACCGCCAACGTGCCTCTGATTGATCTCGACCGCGAAGACGTGCTTTTTGCTACGCACCATGAGGGCCAGCCGCTCTCGGCTGATCATGGCTATCCACTGCGGCTGATTGTGCCGCATCTTTACGCCTGGAAATCAGTAAAATGGGTGCGAGGATTGGAGTTTACAGACCATGATGTCCCGGGCTTCTGGGAGCAGAACGGCTACCACATGTATGGCGATCCGTTTTTGGAACAGCGGTTTGATACTGATTAG
- a CDS encoding ATP-grasp domain-containing protein — translation MSKLKKPIAIYYEHPHWFVPLFKELERRGVPFVRIDAAQHHFDPAHLNGEGGYSLVFNRMSPSAYRRGHGQAIFYTLYYLDHLEQRGKRIVNGQKAFRYETSKALQLSLLERLGLPYPKSRVINNPADAVQASEGLRFPIVVKPNIGGSGAGVTKFNSRQELEAAAKAGTLDLGLDTTALVQEFIPARGSHIVRVEVVGGKFLYGIKVHLTGETFDLCPADICKTTGGQELARAACPVDAPKTGLKVEGYTPSDEIIQQVERIMQEAQIEVGGIEYIFDDRDGKLYFYDINALSNFVADGPKVVGFDPFVRLVDFLEQEAA, via the coding sequence ATGTCAAAGCTGAAGAAGCCAATCGCAATTTACTATGAACACCCGCACTGGTTCGTTCCGCTCTTCAAGGAACTGGAGCGTCGGGGAGTTCCGTTCGTCCGCATTGACGCGGCACAACACCATTTCGATCCTGCCCATTTGAATGGCGAAGGCGGATATTCACTGGTGTTCAATCGAATGAGCCCTTCCGCCTATCGCCGAGGTCATGGCCAAGCGATCTTCTACACGCTCTATTATCTCGATCACCTTGAGCAGCGTGGCAAGCGAATTGTAAACGGCCAGAAGGCATTTCGCTATGAAACGTCGAAGGCGTTGCAGCTTTCCCTGCTGGAAAGGCTAGGGCTTCCCTACCCCAAGAGCCGCGTGATCAACAACCCGGCGGACGCTGTGCAGGCTTCTGAAGGGCTGCGCTTCCCTATCGTGGTGAAGCCGAACATCGGCGGCAGCGGCGCCGGAGTTACAAAGTTCAACTCGCGGCAGGAACTTGAGGCCGCAGCCAAGGCAGGCACGCTCGATCTTGGCCTGGACACAACAGCGCTGGTGCAGGAATTTATTCCCGCGCGCGGCAGCCACATCGTCCGCGTAGAGGTTGTGGGCGGCAAATTTCTCTACGGAATCAAAGTCCACCTTACCGGTGAAACCTTCGATCTCTGCCCGGCGGACATTTGCAAGACCACCGGCGGCCAGGAACTGGCCCGTGCCGCGTGCCCTGTGGATGCGCCGAAAACCGGCCTGAAGGTTGAGGGCTACACGCCATCGGATGAAATTATCCAACAGGTCGAGCGCATCATGCAGGAAGCGCAAATCGAGGTCGGCGGCATTGAGTACATCTTCGATGATCGCGACGGCAAGCTTTACTTTTACGACATCAACGCGCTTTCCAACTTTGTGGCTGACGGACCAAAGGTAGTTGGTTTTGATCCCTTTGTGCGTCTGGTGGACTTTCTGGAACAGGAGGCCGCGTAA
- a CDS encoding LLM class flavin-dependent oxidoreductase translates to MRYGYWLPVFGGWLRNVEDEQMETSWPYVSRLARRSEEIGFDLTLIAELNLNDIKGPEEPSLDAWSTAAALAAVTHRLELMVAVRPTFHNPALLAKQAANIDHISNGRVSLNVVSSWWAEEARKYGVQFDKHDDRYARTSEWLDVVDKAWKHDHVNYDGKYYKVEDLILQPKPVSHPRPVIYAGGESEAAKNLISQKCDAYVMHGDPPEKIRDKVRDLSARRERWGLPPMQFGVAAYAIVRDTEREAQDELRRITDVQQNAAGYQNYQQWLANTQLEQRVSLEDYSVSNRGLRSGLVGTPEQVAERVAEFEDAGAGLLLLQFSPQLEEMERFSRQVIRTGARVLAQAV, encoded by the coding sequence ATGCGATACGGATACTGGCTCCCTGTTTTCGGCGGTTGGCTGCGCAACGTGGAAGACGAGCAAATGGAGACAAGCTGGCCATACGTCAGCCGGCTGGCCCGCCGCAGTGAAGAGATTGGCTTTGACCTCACGCTGATCGCCGAACTCAATTTGAATGACATCAAGGGCCCTGAAGAGCCGTCTCTGGACGCTTGGTCTACAGCGGCCGCGCTTGCGGCGGTGACGCACAGACTTGAGTTGATGGTGGCCGTGCGCCCTACGTTCCACAACCCTGCCTTGTTGGCGAAGCAGGCGGCGAATATCGACCACATCAGCAACGGCCGCGTTTCACTGAACGTCGTCTCCTCATGGTGGGCGGAGGAAGCGCGGAAGTATGGCGTGCAATTCGATAAGCATGATGATCGCTACGCCCGCACTTCAGAGTGGCTGGACGTGGTGGACAAAGCATGGAAACACGATCATGTAAATTACGACGGCAAGTACTACAAGGTTGAGGATCTAATCTTGCAGCCCAAGCCGGTATCTCACCCTCGACCTGTAATTTACGCCGGGGGGGAGTCAGAAGCAGCCAAGAACCTGATTTCGCAGAAGTGCGACGCTTACGTGATGCACGGCGATCCGCCGGAGAAGATTCGCGACAAGGTCCGCGATCTCTCGGCGCGTCGCGAGAGATGGGGACTGCCGCCCATGCAATTTGGCGTGGCGGCCTATGCCATTGTGCGCGATACCGAGCGCGAAGCGCAGGACGAATTGCGCCGCATCACTGACGTGCAACAGAACGCCGCCGGGTACCAGAATTATCAGCAGTGGCTGGCCAACACACAACTGGAGCAGCGCGTTTCGTTGGAGGATTACTCGGTGTCGAATCGCGGCTTACGTTCCGGCTTGGTGGGAACACCGGAGCAGGTGGCTGAACGTGTCGCAGAGTTTGAAGATGCCGGCGCCGGCTTGTTGCTATTGCAATTCAGCCCGCAGTTGGAAGAAATGGAGCGGTTTTCACGGCAGGTAATCCGGACCGGTGCGCGCGTACTGGCCCAGGCAGTTTAA
- a CDS encoding HAD family phosphatase has translation MIFDFDGVIVDSHSAHMQAWKTFLLSKGRVAGDADLSFVREGAKREEILRHFLGELTPQQVACYGAEKDKLFQVRASELKFVPGFAEFLLQLDAIGLPSAVASSGSRGRVERGLHSFNIRDRFRAVVTGNDVERGKPDPDLFLLAAQILQVDASQILVCEDAVAGVLAAKRAGMKCVGIAAIGRETLLEQAGADLVVNDFSHIRLEDVTRLFA, from the coding sequence GTGATTTTCGATTTCGATGGAGTTATCGTAGATAGCCATTCTGCGCACATGCAGGCTTGGAAGACTTTTCTCCTCTCCAAAGGCAGAGTAGCCGGCGACGCGGACCTGTCTTTCGTCCGGGAAGGAGCGAAACGTGAAGAGATACTGCGGCATTTCCTGGGAGAACTCACCCCACAACAGGTCGCTTGTTACGGTGCTGAAAAGGACAAATTATTTCAAGTCCGTGCGAGTGAATTGAAGTTTGTCCCGGGCTTTGCCGAATTTCTTCTGCAGCTTGATGCCATTGGATTGCCAAGCGCAGTGGCATCCTCAGGTAGCCGCGGACGAGTGGAGCGTGGCCTGCACTCTTTCAACATACGAGATCGCTTTCGGGCAGTCGTGACAGGAAATGACGTCGAGCGGGGCAAACCTGATCCGGATTTGTTTTTGCTGGCCGCCCAGATCTTGCAAGTCGATGCAAGTCAGATCCTAGTATGCGAAGATGCCGTTGCCGGCGTGCTTGCAGCCAAAAGAGCGGGGATGAAGTGTGTGGGCATCGCTGCCATCGGTAGGGAGACCCTGCTAGAACAAGCTGGCGCTGATCTGGTGGTGAATGATTTTTCGCACATCAGGCTTGAGGATGTCACACGACTCTTCGCTTAG